One segment of Chionomys nivalis chromosome 1, mChiNiv1.1, whole genome shotgun sequence DNA contains the following:
- the Add2 gene encoding beta-adducin: MSEDTVPEAASPPPSQGQHYFDRFSEDDPEYLRLRNRAADLRQDFNLMEQKKRVTMILQSPSFREELEGLIQEQMKKGNNSSNIWALRQIADFMASTSHAVFPASSMNFSMMTPINDLHTADSLNLAKGERLMRCKISSVYRLLDLYGWAQLSDTYVTMRVSKEQDHFLISPKGVSCSEVTASSLIKVNILGEVVEKGSSCFPVDTTGFSLHSAIYAARPDVRCAIHLHTPATAAVSAMKCGLLPVSHNALLVGDMAYYDFNGEMEQEADRINLQKCLGPTCKILVLRNHGMVALGDTVEEAFYKVFHLQAACEVQVSALSSAGGTENLILLEQEKHRPHEVGSVQWAGSTFGPMQKSRLGEHEFEALMRMLDNLGYRTGYTYRHPFVQEKTKHKSEVEIPATVTAFVFEEDGAPVPALRQHAQKQQKEKTRWLNTPNTYLRVNVADEVQRNMGSPRPKTTWMKADEVEKSSSGMPIRIENPNQFVPLYTDPQEVLDMRNKIREQNRQDIKSAGPQSQLLASVIAEKSRSPSTESQLMSKGDADTKDESEETVPNPFSQLTDQELEEYKKEVERKKLEQEQEGEKDTATEEPGSPVKSTPASPAQSPTKAGTKSPAVSPSKASEDAKKTEDSEATTEPEPTKQEGVVVNGKEEEPSAEEVLSKGLGQMTTSADTDGDSYKDKTESVTSGPLSPEGSPSKSPSKKKKKFRTPSFLKKSKKKEKVES; the protein is encoded by the exons TCTTTCAGGGAAGAGCTGGAAGGTCTCATCCAGGAACAGATGAAGAAAGGCAACAATTCCTCCAACATCTGGGCGCTACGACAGATCGCGGACTTCATGGCCAGCACCTCCCACGCAGTCTTCCCAGCTTCTTCCATGA ACTTCTCCATGATGACGCCCATCAATGACCTCCACACGGCTGACTCCCTGAACCTGGCCAAGGGGGAGAGGCTTATGCGGTGCAAGATCAGCAGTGTCTACCGCCTCCTGGACCTCTATGGCTGGGCGCAGCTCAGCGACACCTATGTCACG ATGAGAGTGAGCAAGGAGCAAGATCACTTCCTGATCAGCCCCAAAGGGGTTTCCTGCAGTGAGGTCACAGCATCTAGCCTG ATCAAGGTGAATATTCTGGGAGAGGTGGTAGAGAAGGGCAGCAGTTGCTTCCCAGTGGACACCACGGGCTTCAGTCTACACTCTGCCATCTACGCCGCCAGGCCCGACGTGCGGTGCGCCATCCACCTGCATACGCCTGCCACAGCTGCG GTGTCAGCTATGAAGTGTGgcctcctgcctgtctcccatAATGCCCTGCTGGTGGGGGATATGGCATACTATGACTTCAATGGAgaaatggagcaggaagcagatcGAATCAATTTGCAGAAGTGCCTTGGACCGACCTGCAAG ATCCTGGTGCTGAGAAACCATGGCATGGTCGCTCTGGGTGACACCGTGGAGGAGGCTTTCTATAAGGTCTTCCACCTGCAGGCTGCGTGTGAGGTACAG GTGTCAGCTCTGTCCAGTGCTGGAGGAACTGAGAACCTCATCCTCCTAGAGCAAGAGAAACACCGGCCACATGAGGTGGGCTCTGTGCAGTGGGCAGGCAGCACCTTTGGACCCATGCAGAAGAGCCGGCTGGGAGAACATGAATTTGAAGCCCTCATGAGGATGCTGGACAACTTA GGCTACAGGACAGGCTACACATATCGCCACCCCTTTGTCCaagaaaaaaccaaacacaaaagtgAAGTGGAGATCCCAGCCACAGTCACTGCCTTTGTGTTTGAAGAGGACGGTGCCCCAGTCCCTGCCCTGCGCCAGCATGCCCAGAAGCAGCAGAAGGAGAAGACACGTTGGCTTAACACGCCCAACACCTACCTGCGGGTGAATGTAGCTGACGAGGTGCAGAGGAATATGGGCAGTCCCCGGCCTAAGACCACG TGGATGAAAGCTGACGAGGTGGAAAAGTCCAGCAGTGGCATGCCCATACGCATCGAAAACCCAAACCAATTTGTGCCTCTCTACACTGACCCCCAAGAAGTACTGGACATGAGGAACAAG ATTCGAGAACAAAACCGACAAGACATAAAGTCTGCAGGGCCCCAGTCCCAACTCTTGGCCAGCGTCATCGCCGAGAAGAGCCGGAGCCCG TCTACAGAGAGCCAGCTGATGTCCAAGGGCGACGCAGATACCAAAGACGAATCAGAGGAGACAGTGCCCAATCCCTTCAGCCAACTCACCGACCAGGAGCTGGAGGAGTACAagaaggaggtggagaggaagAAACTAGAACAGGAGCAGGAAG GGGAAAAGGACACAGCCACGGAAGAACCTGGATCACCCGTAAAATCCACACCTGCGTCTCCAGCACAGAGTCCGACGAAAGCAGGGACCAAGAGCCCAGCAGTTTCTCCTTCCAAGGCTTCAGAGG AtgccaagaagacagaagacagcgAAGCCACCACGGAACCTGAGCCAACAAAACAGGAAGGGGTGGTGGTGAACGGGAAGGAGGAGGAGCCGAGTGCAGAAGAGGTCCTCAGCAAAGGACTGGGCCAGATGACCACCAGTGCCGACACTGATGGTGACAGCTACAAGGACAAAACCGAGTCAGTTACAAGTGGCCCCTTGTCCCCAGAGGGCTCGCCCTCCAAATCaccctccaaaaagaaaaagaaattccgaACCCCCTCCTTCCTGAAGAAGagcaagaagaaggagaaggtggAATCTTGA